Proteins from a single region of Thermovibrio guaymasensis:
- the pyrH gene encoding UMP kinase gives MGLKYKRILLKLSGEALQGSKNYGIDPEFLRKLAQEIKEVADLGAQIAIVIGGGNIFRGVSGATQGMDRATADYMGMLATVINALALQDALEKEGLQTRVLTAIEMREIAEPYIRRRAIRHLEKGRVVIFGAGTGNPFFTTDTAAALRAAEINADVLLKATKVDGIYTADPVKDKSAKKLDKLSYKEVITNGIKVMDSAAVSLCMENNIPIIVFDVRKPGNLKKVVLGEDVGTLVEGEGL, from the coding sequence ATGGGGTTAAAGTATAAGAGGATACTCCTAAAGTTGAGCGGTGAGGCCCTTCAGGGCAGTAAGAACTATGGGATAGATCCTGAGTTCCTCCGGAAGCTTGCCCAGGAGATAAAGGAAGTTGCAGACCTTGGAGCTCAAATAGCAATAGTTATAGGCGGTGGTAATATCTTCAGGGGAGTTTCTGGAGCTACTCAGGGAATGGATAGGGCTACTGCCGACTACATGGGAATGCTAGCAACAGTCATAAACGCCCTTGCCCTTCAGGATGCCCTTGAGAAGGAAGGGCTCCAGACGAGAGTCTTAACTGCGATAGAGATGAGGGAGATTGCCGAACCTTACATAAGGAGAAGGGCGATAAGGCACCTTGAGAAGGGAAGGGTTGTGATCTTTGGAGCCGGAACTGGGAACCCCTTCTTTACAACCGACACGGCCGCAGCTTTGAGGGCTGCGGAGATTAACGCTGATGTTCTCTTAAAAGCTACAAAAGTTGACGGTATATACACTGCAGACCCCGTTAAGGATAAGAGTGCAAAAAAGCTTGACAAATTGTCTTACAAAGAAGTAATTACAAATGGTATAAAGGTAATGGACTCAGCAGCAGTTAGCCTGTGCATGGAGAACAACATTCCAATTATCGTTTTTGACGTTCGTAAACCTGGAAACTTGAAGAAGGTAGTTCTCGGAGAAGACGTAGGAACACTTGTAGAAGGAGAGGGGCTATGA
- the frr gene encoding ribosome recycling factor yields MIDQLLKDAEKRMKKAVEVLKEEFRGLRTGRASTVLVEDIKVDYYGSTMTIKQIAQLSVPESNQIVIQPWDVSVIPNIEKAIRESDLGVQPQRDGNIIRVILPPLTEERRRELVKKAGKMAEQARIAIRNIRHEIIKELDKLKKEGGYSEDDIKRAKDDLQKITDKFTKEVDSLLKKKEEEILTV; encoded by the coding sequence ATGATTGACCAGCTACTGAAGGATGCCGAAAAGAGAATGAAGAAGGCTGTAGAAGTCCTCAAGGAGGAGTTTAGGGGACTAAGGACCGGTAGGGCTTCTACCGTTTTAGTTGAGGATATAAAGGTTGACTACTACGGTTCAACTATGACAATAAAGCAGATTGCCCAACTATCAGTTCCTGAGTCAAACCAGATCGTTATTCAACCTTGGGACGTTTCCGTTATTCCAAACATTGAAAAGGCAATAAGGGAATCGGACTTAGGAGTACAGCCCCAAAGGGACGGAAACATCATAAGGGTTATCCTTCCTCCGTTAACTGAGGAAAGGAGGAGGGAGCTTGTTAAGAAGGCCGGTAAGATGGCAGAACAGGCAAGGATTGCCATAAGGAATATCCGCCACGAGATAATTAAAGAGCTTGACAAACTTAAGAAGGAGGGCGGGTATTCTGAAGACGACATTAAGAGAGCAAAAGACGACCTACAGAAGATTACAGATAAGTTCACCAAAGAGGTAGATTCCCTCCTTAAGAAGAAGGAGGAGGAAATCCTTACAGTTTAA
- a CDS encoding indolepyruvate ferredoxin oxidoreductase subunit alpha: protein MAHKINPELCIGCGACAEVCPTNCISPTDDGKYVINPDECIDCGACAEVCPTDAISAE from the coding sequence ATGGCACACAAGATTAACCCAGAACTTTGCATCGGCTGTGGAGCTTGCGCCGAGGTATGTCCTACAAACTGCATCAGCCCAACGGACGACGGAAAGTACGTAATCAATCCGGACGAGTGCATTGACTGCGGAGCTTGCGCCGAAGTATGCCCTACAGACGCTATCTCTGCAGAATAA
- a CDS encoding indolepyruvate ferredoxin oxidoreductase subunit alpha codes for MAHKIDPELCIGCGACASVCPTNCIEPTEDGKYYIRPEDCIDCGACVEVCPTDAISPEG; via the coding sequence ATGGCACACAAGATTGACCCTGAACTCTGCATTGGCTGTGGAGCCTGTGCTTCAGTATGCCCAACGAACTGTATTGAGCCAACAGAAGATGGAAAGTACTATATAAGGCCTGAAGATTGTATTGACTGCGGAGCTTGCGTAGAGGTCTGCCCAACAGATGCAATCTCCCCAGAGGGCTAA
- a CDS encoding hydantoinase/oxoprolinase family protein, producing the protein MEEVIVGVDTGGTFTDFIYKKDGKWRVLKVLSTPENPAEAILKGLREIGGERRRITHGTTVATNALLERKGAKTAFITNKGFEELLLIGRQDRPFLYSLKVKKPEPLVKRELSFGLDCRVNSRGEVTKEIDRKEVEKLSEVLKEKKVESVAVCFLFSFFNPAHEELVKEILESKGFMVSISSQILPEFREYERASTTTVNAYVMPKMKGYISFIEENLQREDTLRIMQSNGGVISSETAKEQPVRTVLSGPAGGVIGAWELGKLAGFERLITFDMGGTSTDVSLVDSRPQITTSFKISGVPVAVPVIDIHTVGAGGGSIAWIDRGGSLRVGPRSAGASPGPICYGKGGKEITITDANLYLGRLDEDFFLGGKMRLRRELLEEPFSKMASELGLTPVELADGILRVANATMERAVRVISIERGYDPKDFSLFTFGGAGGLHAPFLALSLKIPKVIVPRNPGLLSAFGMVMSDVIKDYSITVMKKEEEANPEELQKHLDRLAQRAISEMEEEGFKPEEITFEPSLDVRFEGQSFEISVPFCKNFVEEFKRKHKKLYGYVHDRRIEVVNCRLRVIGRVEKPEVEEFEVRECSLPNEAILKVKKVFFNEEWIETPVVDREKLPAGCSFEGPAVVVEYSSTTLVPPGFNLKIDRFKNLILEVENG; encoded by the coding sequence ATGGAAGAAGTTATAGTAGGAGTTGATACCGGCGGAACGTTTACCGACTTCATCTATAAAAAGGACGGTAAGTGGAGAGTCTTAAAGGTCCTCTCAACTCCCGAAAATCCGGCTGAGGCAATTTTAAAGGGTTTAAGGGAAATCGGTGGAGAGAGGAGAAGAATAACCCACGGGACTACCGTTGCCACAAACGCCCTCCTTGAGAGGAAGGGAGCAAAGACAGCCTTTATTACAAACAAAGGCTTTGAGGAGCTCCTCCTCATAGGAAGGCAGGACAGACCTTTCCTATACTCCCTGAAGGTGAAGAAACCTGAACCTTTGGTCAAAAGGGAGCTCTCCTTTGGCCTTGACTGTAGGGTTAACAGCAGAGGAGAGGTAACTAAAGAGATTGATAGAAAAGAAGTTGAAAAACTCTCCGAAGTCTTAAAGGAAAAGAAAGTAGAGTCTGTAGCAGTGTGCTTTCTCTTTTCCTTCTTCAATCCAGCCCACGAGGAACTTGTGAAGGAAATCCTTGAAAGCAAGGGTTTTATGGTCTCAATATCAAGTCAAATTCTCCCAGAGTTCAGGGAGTACGAGAGGGCTTCAACTACAACGGTGAACGCATACGTCATGCCGAAAATGAAGGGCTATATCTCCTTTATTGAGGAGAACTTACAAAGAGAGGATACCCTCAGGATAATGCAGTCAAACGGAGGGGTAATCTCCTCCGAAACTGCAAAGGAGCAGCCGGTTAGAACTGTTCTCTCAGGCCCTGCAGGAGGTGTTATAGGTGCTTGGGAGTTAGGGAAGTTAGCAGGCTTTGAGAGGCTAATAACCTTTGATATGGGAGGAACTTCAACCGACGTTTCACTCGTTGACTCAAGACCACAAATTACCACTTCCTTTAAGATCTCGGGAGTTCCGGTTGCAGTTCCGGTTATAGACATACACACCGTAGGAGCCGGAGGAGGTTCAATAGCCTGGATTGACAGGGGAGGTTCACTGAGGGTAGGACCGAGGAGTGCAGGAGCTTCTCCAGGACCTATCTGCTACGGTAAAGGTGGAAAGGAGATAACCATAACAGATGCAAACCTTTATCTTGGAAGACTTGACGAAGATTTCTTCCTGGGCGGGAAGATGAGGCTGAGGAGGGAGCTCCTTGAAGAGCCATTCAGTAAGATGGCCTCAGAGCTCGGTTTAACTCCCGTTGAGCTCGCAGACGGAATACTAAGGGTAGCAAACGCAACTATGGAGAGGGCAGTAAGGGTAATATCCATTGAGAGGGGATACGACCCGAAGGACTTCTCCCTCTTTACCTTCGGTGGAGCAGGAGGTCTCCACGCGCCCTTCCTTGCCCTCTCCTTAAAGATACCGAAAGTTATAGTCCCAAGAAACCCCGGTCTCCTTTCAGCCTTTGGAATGGTAATGTCAGACGTTATAAAAGACTACTCAATAACAGTTATGAAGAAGGAAGAAGAGGCAAATCCTGAAGAACTCCAGAAACACCTTGATAGGTTGGCCCAAAGGGCAATTTCAGAGATGGAGGAGGAGGGATTTAAACCTGAAGAGATAACCTTTGAACCGTCACTTGACGTTAGGTTTGAAGGCCAGTCATTTGAAATAAGCGTTCCCTTCTGTAAAAACTTCGTTGAAGAGTTTAAGAGGAAACACAAGAAGCTCTACGGCTACGTCCACGATAGAAGAATTGAAGTAGTTAACTGCAGGTTAAGGGTTATCGGAAGGGTGGAAAAGCCGGAGGTTGAGGAGTTTGAAGTAAGGGAGTGTTCCCTTCCAAACGAAGCCATCCTAAAGGTTAAGAAGGTCTTCTTTAACGAAGAGTGGATTGAGACCCCGGTTGTTGACAGGGAGAAACTCCCGGCGGGCTGTTCCTTTGAAGGCCCGGCCGTAGTAGTAGAGTACAGCTCAACTACCCTAGTTCCTCCCGGTTTCAATCTAAAGATTGATAGGTTTAAAAACCTGATATTAGAGGTAGAGAATGGTTGA
- a CDS encoding hydantoinase B/oxoprolinase family protein, translated as MVDPVELQIFNNLFSAVAQEMGAVLQRTAFSPNIKERRDFSCAIFDRHGRLIAQAAHIPVHLGSMPLSVKEVIKALKLEEGDMAVLNDPYRGGTHLPDITVVAPVYYEGELLFYVANRAHHSDVGGVSAGSMPLSTSLFQEGLVIPPVKGVVGEEINRDFLELLKANSRSPVEREGDFKAQVMANRIGIRRLKELLSKYSPIKLEAMGEALLDYSERMIRSFISEIPDGTYTFGDFMEDDGVGGRDFRINVLLTIKGDRAVVDFSPSYPQSRGSINSVRAIALSSTLYVFKCLAGDDVPPNEGILRPIEVITKKGTIVDADFPSAVSAGNVETSQRLVDVLLGALSKAIPERIPAASQGTMNNLSFGGKGFTYYETIGGGAGAHPEADGESAVQTHMTNTLNTPVEALELYYPVEVTAYRIRENSGGEGLKRGGDGIVREILFKEEVELTVISERRVHRPYGLMGGLPGKPGKNLLIKENGEVVELPSKFTITVKPGQRVRIETPGGGGWGHKKV; from the coding sequence ATGGTTGATCCTGTGGAGCTCCAGATATTCAACAACCTATTTAGTGCAGTTGCGCAGGAGATGGGAGCAGTCCTTCAGAGAACGGCTTTCTCCCCTAACATAAAGGAGAGAAGGGATTTTTCGTGTGCAATCTTTGACAGGCACGGAAGGTTAATTGCTCAGGCCGCCCACATACCTGTTCACCTTGGCTCAATGCCCCTCTCTGTAAAGGAAGTTATAAAGGCCCTCAAACTTGAAGAAGGAGATATGGCTGTATTAAACGATCCCTACAGGGGAGGAACTCACCTTCCGGATATAACAGTCGTAGCTCCAGTTTACTACGAGGGAGAGCTCCTATTTTACGTTGCAAACAGGGCCCACCACTCGGACGTCGGAGGAGTTAGTGCCGGCTCAATGCCCCTTTCAACTTCCCTCTTTCAGGAAGGGCTTGTAATTCCTCCCGTAAAAGGGGTTGTGGGAGAAGAGATTAACAGGGACTTTTTAGAGCTCTTAAAAGCCAACTCCCGCTCCCCTGTTGAAAGAGAGGGAGACTTTAAAGCTCAGGTAATGGCAAACAGAATAGGAATTAGGAGACTAAAAGAGCTCCTTTCAAAGTACTCTCCTATAAAGCTTGAGGCTATGGGGGAAGCTCTCCTTGACTACTCAGAGAGAATGATTAGGAGCTTTATATCTGAAATTCCAGATGGAACCTACACGTTTGGCGACTTTATGGAGGACGACGGAGTAGGTGGGAGAGACTTTAGAATAAACGTCCTTTTAACCATAAAAGGGGATAGAGCAGTTGTTGACTTCTCCCCCTCCTACCCCCAGAGTAGAGGAAGTATAAACAGCGTTAGGGCAATAGCCCTCTCCTCAACCCTTTACGTCTTTAAGTGCCTTGCAGGAGATGACGTTCCTCCAAACGAAGGGATTCTGAGGCCGATAGAGGTTATTACCAAAAAGGGGACTATTGTTGATGCAGACTTTCCAAGTGCCGTCTCTGCAGGTAACGTTGAAACTTCCCAGAGGTTAGTTGACGTTCTACTGGGGGCCCTCTCAAAGGCTATTCCTGAGAGGATTCCTGCAGCAAGCCAGGGAACTATGAACAACCTCTCCTTTGGAGGAAAGGGATTCACTTACTACGAGACTATTGGAGGTGGTGCTGGAGCTCACCCTGAAGCCGACGGAGAGAGTGCAGTTCAGACCCACATGACTAACACATTAAACACTCCCGTTGAAGCCCTAGAACTATACTACCCTGTTGAAGTTACCGCCTACAGGATAAGGGAAAACTCAGGAGGAGAAGGGCTGAAGCGGGGAGGTGACGGGATAGTAAGGGAAATCCTCTTTAAAGAAGAAGTTGAGCTAACAGTTATCTCTGAAAGGAGAGTTCACAGGCCTTACGGTCTAATGGGAGGTTTACCTGGAAAGCCTGGAAAGAACCTCTTAATCAAGGAAAACGGAGAGGTTGTGGAGCTCCCTTCAAAGTTCACAATAACCGTAAAACCGGGCCAGAGAGTTAGGATAGAGACCCCCGGTGGGGGTGGCTGGGGTCATAAGAAAGTTTAA
- the rpsB gene encoding 30S ribosomal protein S2, whose amino-acid sequence MKELLEAGVHFGHQKERWNPKMKKFIFTERNGIHIIDLQQTLQYFEKAYDYIADLVANGGKVLFVCTKKQGQDIVKEEAERCGMFYVNKRWLGGTLTNFQTIRKSVFKLKMLKKMEEEGVFDQLPKKEAVKLRRKKEKLEKYIGGIENMNRLPDALFIVDIVREENAVREARKAGIPIVALVDTNADPDLVDIPIPANDDAIRAIRLLTSRIADAVLEGKMRREAVKLAEGEEADFIPEEE is encoded by the coding sequence ATGAAGGAGCTCCTTGAGGCAGGGGTTCACTTTGGCCACCAGAAGGAGCGCTGGAACCCCAAAATGAAGAAGTTTATCTTTACAGAGCGTAACGGAATCCACATCATCGACCTTCAGCAGACCCTCCAGTACTTTGAGAAGGCCTACGATTACATCGCCGACCTTGTTGCAAACGGAGGGAAAGTTCTCTTCGTATGCACAAAGAAGCAGGGTCAGGACATCGTTAAGGAAGAGGCCGAGCGCTGTGGAATGTTCTACGTCAACAAGAGATGGCTCGGTGGTACCCTTACGAACTTCCAGACTATCAGGAAGTCTGTATTTAAGCTGAAGATGCTCAAAAAGATGGAAGAGGAAGGTGTCTTTGACCAGCTTCCAAAGAAAGAGGCGGTTAAGCTAAGGCGTAAAAAGGAAAAGTTAGAGAAGTACATTGGCGGAATTGAAAACATGAACCGCCTCCCAGATGCCCTCTTCATCGTTGACATCGTTAGGGAAGAGAACGCAGTTAGGGAAGCAAGGAAGGCTGGAATTCCAATAGTGGCCCTCGTTGATACAAACGCAGATCCGGACCTCGTTGATATTCCAATTCCAGCAAACGACGACGCTATAAGGGCTATCAGGCTCCTCACCTCAAGGATTGCAGACGCCGTTCTTGAAGGGAAGATGAGAAGAGAGGCCGTTAAGCTTGCAGAAGGAGAAGAGGCAGACTTTATACCAGAGGAAGAGTAA
- the tsf gene encoding translation elongation factor Ts, whose protein sequence is MAEITTQMIKELREKTGAGIVDCKKALVEAGGDIEKAVEILRKKGAAKAAKKAERATAEGAVFSYIHGGGKVGVLVELNCETDFVARNETFKELGHEIAMQIAAMAPEYVSREDVPPEVVEKEKEVLKEQAMAEGKPEHIVEKIVEGRLAKFYSEKCLLEQPWIKDDSKTIKDLITDYITKLGENIKVRRFARFEVGK, encoded by the coding sequence ATGGCTGAGATAACAACTCAGATGATAAAGGAGCTCAGAGAGAAAACTGGAGCTGGAATAGTTGACTGCAAGAAGGCCCTTGTTGAAGCAGGCGGCGATATTGAGAAGGCAGTTGAGATACTTAGGAAAAAGGGAGCTGCAAAGGCCGCCAAAAAGGCCGAAAGGGCTACTGCTGAAGGAGCGGTTTTCTCCTACATTCACGGTGGAGGAAAGGTAGGAGTTCTAGTTGAGCTCAACTGTGAAACAGATTTCGTTGCAAGGAACGAGACATTCAAGGAGCTTGGTCACGAGATTGCAATGCAAATTGCTGCAATGGCTCCAGAGTACGTAAGCAGGGAGGACGTTCCCCCTGAAGTAGTTGAGAAGGAAAAGGAAGTTCTTAAAGAGCAGGCAATGGCTGAAGGTAAGCCTGAGCACATAGTTGAGAAAATCGTTGAGGGAAGGCTTGCTAAGTTCTACTCTGAAAAGTGCCTCCTTGAGCAGCCTTGGATTAAAGACGACAGCAAGACAATCAAGGATTTAATTACCGACTACATTACAAAGCTTGGAGAGAACATCAAAGTCCGCCGCTTTGCAAGGTTTGAAGTTGGTAAGTAA